One part of the Calypte anna isolate BGI_N300 chromosome 12, bCalAnn1_v1.p, whole genome shotgun sequence genome encodes these proteins:
- the LOC115598998 gene encoding uncharacterized protein LOC115598998, with amino-acid sequence MSGGTGPGGGAGSGAMSGGAGRRRLVLHVDLNNTVVVADAVSGQGPRAALNTFLSTVTWGRVGAAGEWQWASDRPSLRPPCPGVLSYYSHHGRDPAFTETGPGRCFRDLHAHHLQLLEWPGKPHDVLSVPGEENRHYHLILPSFFHLLETLHREGRAFAVVFRTFGTDLPRALRAVSCALAGQHPRFPALRDLALPVDLTLGRIRCSKREVVLTRGAERLGTQEGGRKLYDYFSSFEGIGGFQDHFDWWAKNQFSSRGGKPLWIDPHDPDLHHIFIDDNIRLDDADTIVHPQVFSERGSRNPRRTPTSELYNICLVQTNLLEAIADEDYFLRCVRKCEENYERYLACREQDAPSQQWDGQ; translated from the exons ATGAGCGGTGGGACTGGTCCCGGTGGTGGGGCCGGTTCCGGGGCGAtgagcggcggggccgggcgtCGGCGGCTGGTGCTGCACGTGGACCTGAACAACACGGTGGTGGTGGCGGACGCGGTGTCGGGGCAGGGCCCGCGGGCGGCCCTCAACACCTTCCTCAGCACCGTCACCTGGGGCCGCGTCGGGGCCGCCG GCGAGTGGCAGTGGGCGAGCGATCGCCCCTCCCTCCGCCCGCCCTGCCCCGGCGTCCTCAGCTACTACAGCCACCACGGCCGGGACCCCGCCTTCACCGAGACGGGCCCGGGCCGGTGCTTCCGCGACCTCCACGCCCatcacctccagctgctggagTGGCCGGGCAAGCCGCACGACGTCTTGTCGGTACCGGGGGAGGAGAACAGGCACTACCACCTGATCCTGCCCTCCTTCTTCCACCTGCTGGAGACCCTGCACCGGGAGGGGAGGGCCTTCGCCGTCGTCTTCAGGACCTTCGGCACCGACCTGCCCCGCGCACTGCGGGCCGTCAGCTGtgccctggctgggcagcaCCCCCGGTTCCCGGCTCTGCGGGACCTGGCA ctccctgttGACCTCACCCTTGGCCGGATCCGCTGCAGCAAGAGAGAGGTTGTGCTGACACGGGGAGCAGAGCGGCTGGGCACCCAGGAAGGTGGAAGAAAGCTTTATGACTACTTCAGCTCCTTTGAGGGAATTGGAGGCTTCCAAGACCACTTTGACTG GTGGGccaaaaatcagttttcttctcGAGGTGGAAAGCCCCTGTGGATTGACCCTCATGATCCTGATCTTCACCACATCTTCATCGATGACAACATCCGATTGGATGATGCAGACACCATTGTTCATCCCCAG GTGTTTTCAGAGCGGGGCAGCCGCAACCCCAGGCGCACTCCCACCTCGGAGCTGTACAACATTTGCCTGGTGCAGACCAACCTGCTGGAGGCCATTGCTGATGAGGACTATTTCCTGCGCTGTGTGAGGAAGTGTGAGGAGAACTACGAGCGCTACCTggcctgcagggagcaggatgcCCCGAGCCAGCAGTGGGATGGACAGTGA
- the KLHDC8B gene encoding kelch domain-containing protein 8B: protein MAAGAGAFAWATFPAMPTRRVYCSAAHRDGQLFVLGGCGSGGRALGTAEVLDLPAQRWTTLPPLPTPRAGAATLALGKQILVVGGVDAAQRPLASVEVYHVDEGKWEKKAALAQPSMGISAVQRDGAVYALGGMGADTSPQALVRVYEPAKDHWQPLPSMPTPCYGASAFLQGNKIFVLGGRQGKLPVTAFEAFDLETRSWTRYPSVPSRRAFAACAMADGVVFSLGGLQQPGPHNFYSRPHFVNTVEMFDPEQGAWSKPSRGIRMREKRADFVAGCLGGRVVAVGGLGNQSCPLDSVEGFSLSQKKWELLPPMPTGRCSCSSCPAPSLLFVIGGVAQGPSGAVEALCLREAP, encoded by the exons ATGGCGGCAGGCGCGGGCGCCTTCGCGTGGGCCACCTTCCCTGCCATGCCCACGCGGCGTGTGTACTGCAGCGCTGCACACCGTGACGGGCAGCTCTTCgtgctggggggctgtgggagTGGGGGGCGAgcactgggcactgctgaggtgCTCGACCTCCCAGCCCAGCGCTGGACCACTCTCCCACCGCTACCTACGCCACGGGCTGGCGCTGCCACCCTAGCCCTGGGCAAGCAGATCCTGGTGGTGGGTGGTGTGGACGCAGCACAAAGACCCCTCGCCTCCGTCGAGGTCTACCACGTGGATGAGGGCAAATGGGAGAAGAAGGCAGCGCTGGCTCAGCCCTCCATGGGCATCTCAGCCGTCCAAAGAG ATGGGGCTGTCTATGCACTGGGGGGAATGGGTGCAGACACATCTCCCCAGGCACTTGTCCGTGTCTATGAGCCAGCCAAGGACCActggcagcccctgccctccaTGCCCACCCCTTGCTATGGGGCTTCCGCCTTCCTGCAGGGTAACAAGATCTTCGTTCTGG GGGGCCGGCAGGGCAAGCTGCCTGTCACTGCCTTTGAAGCCTTTGACCTGGAGACGAGGAGCTGGACACGCTACCCCAGTGTGCCCAGCCGCCGCGCCTTCGCTGCCTGTGCCATGGCTGATGGAGTTGTCTTCAgcctgggggggctgcagcaaCCAGGGCCCCACAACTTCTATTCCCGTCCCCACTTCGTCAACACCGTGGAGATGTTTGATCCCGAGCAGG GTGCGTGGAGCAAGCCGAGCCGTGGTATCCGCATGAGGGAGAAGAGAGCTGACTTTGTGGCAGGCTGCCTGGGAGGAAGAGTGGTGGCTGTGGGTGGCCTCG GAAACCAGTCCTGCCCACTGGACTCGGTGGAAGGCTTCAGCCTCTCTCAGAAGaagtgggagctgctgcccccCATGCCCACAGGCcgctgctcctgctccagctgcccagctcccagcctgctcTTTGTCATCGGGGGGGTGGCCCAGGGCCCCAGCGGCGCTGTCGAGGCTCTGTGCCTGCGTGAGGCACCCTGA